The Lycium barbarum isolate Lr01 chromosome 9, ASM1917538v2, whole genome shotgun sequence genome has a segment encoding these proteins:
- the LOC132609628 gene encoding ABC transporter G family member 14-like isoform X3, with protein MCCGGPSGTKEKTILNGVTGIVCPGEMLAMLGPSGSGKTTLLTALGGRLSGKLSGKITYNSQPFSGSIKRRTGFVAQDDVLYPHLTVIETLLFTALLRLPQSLGRAEKVRHVEHVIAELGLNKCRNSMIGGPLFRGISGGEKKRVSIGQEMLINPSLLLLDEPTSGLDSTTALRILNTVKRLASGGRTVIITIHQPSSRLYYMFDKVVLLSEGSPIYYGPASSALEYFSSIGFSISITINPADLLLDLANGIGPDTKHTIEQGDNTEQEKKLVREALVSAYEKNISTSLRTELCSLDNSNYNVSTRNGVKLEQWCTSWMHQFKVLLLRGLRERRYETFNRLRIFQVISVAFLAGLLWWHTPTSHIEDRIAMLFFFAVFWGFYPLYNAVFTFPQERRMLIKERSSGMYRLSSYFLAKTVGDLPLELALPTAFTFILYWMGGLKPEPTTFILSLLVVLYNVLVSQSLGLAFGALLMDVKQATTLASVTTLVFLIAGGYYIQQIPSFIVWLKYLSYSYYSYKLLLGVQYNQSDYYECSKGVYCKVANLPAIKSVGLNNMWIDVSIMAVMLVGYRLVAYLALTRVR; from the exons ATGTGCTGTGGAGGACCATCAGGCACAAAAGAGAAGACTATACTAAATGGGGTGACAGGTATAGTGTGTCCAGGAGAGATGCTAGCAATGTTAGGTCCATCAGGTAGTGGCAAAACTACCCTCCTAACAGCACTAGGCGGCCGTCTTTCGGGCAAATTATCCGGGAAAATTACATACAACAGCCAGCCTTTCTCGGGTTCAATTAAGCGTAGAACCGGTTTCGTGGCACAAGATGATGTCCTATATCCTCATCTCACAGTAATAGAAACACTTCTATTCACAGCTCTGCTTAGGCTGCCACAAAGCCTCGGCAGGGCGGAAAAAGTGAGACATGTAGAGCACGTTATTGCAGAACTTGGATTAAACAAGTGTAGAAACAGCATGATTGGAGGACCATTGTTTAGAGGGATATCAGGTGGAGAGAAAAAAAGAGTCAGTATAGGTCAAGAAATGCTGATCAACCCGAGTTTGCTACTTTTAGACGAGCCTACTTCAGGATTGGATTCGACAACAGCACTCCGGATCCTGAACACAGTTAAACGCCTAGCAAGTGGTGGCCGAACTGTGATCATAACGATCCATCAGCCGTCTAGCCGGCTTTATTATATGTTCGATAAGGTAGTGTTGCTCTCTGAGGGCTCTCCTATCTACTATGGTCCTGCATCAAGTGCCTTGGAATACTTCTCCTCTATTGGTTTTTCCATATCCATCACTATCAATCCTGCTGATCTCTTGCTCGATCTCGCGAATG GAATTGGACCAGATACCAAGCACACTATTGAGCAAGGTGACAATACGGAACAGGAAAAGAAGTTGGTGAGAGAAGCTCTCGTCTCTGCGTATGAAAAGAACATTTCGACAAGTTTGAGAACTGAGCTATGCAGTTTAGATAACAGTAATTAcaatgtttctacaa GAAATGGTGTGAAATTAGAGCAATGGTGCACAAGTTGGATGCATCAATTCAAAGTGCTGCTCCTAAGGGGGCTAAGGGAGCGAAGATACGAGACGTTCAACAGGCTTCGGATCTTCCAAGTTATAAGCGTAGCATTTCTTGCAGGATTGTTGTGGTGGCATACTCCAACATCCCACATCGAAGATCGA ATTGCAATGTTATTCTTTTTCGCGGTATTCTGGGGCTTCTATCCACTCTACAATGCAGTTTTCACTTTTCCACAAGAAAGAAGAATGCTCATAAAAGAGCGATCATCAGGAATGTACCGCCTCTCATCGTATTTTTTAGCCAAAACTGTGGGAGATTTGCCTTTAGAACTTGCATTACCAACAGCATTTACCTTCATCCTTTACTGGATGGGCGGGCTTAAGCCCGAGCCTACAACCTTCATCCTATCTCTTCTAGTAGTCCTCTACAACGTTCTCGTTTCACAAAGTCTCGGGCTAGCTTTTGGTGCTTTACTCATGGATGTTAAACAAGCCACTACTTTAGCATCGGTCACAACATTAGTCTTCCTAATTGCAGGAGGCTACTACATTCAACAAATTCCATCATTCATCGTTTGGTTAAAATATTTGAGTTACAGCTACTATAGCTACAAGTTGCTTCTAGGGGTTCAGTACAATCAGAGTGATTACTATGAGTGTTCAAAAGGAGTCTATTGCAAAGTTGCAAATTTGCCTGCCATTAAATCAGTAGGCTTAAACAATATGTGGATCGACGTCTCGATCATGGCTGTGATGTTGGTAGGATACAGACTTGTTGCTTATCTAGCCCTCACTCGTGTACGATGA
- the LOC132609628 gene encoding ABC transporter G family member 14-like isoform X2: MLLGSFKKCCRTCVGSSKGHQHTFWAIFEEPEQPVAVTFEEIVYKIRQETKGMCCGGPSGTKEKTILNGVTGIVCPGEMLAMLGPSGSGKTTLLTALGGRLSGKLSGKITYNSQPFSGSIKRRTGFVAQDDVLYPHLTVIETLLFTALLRLPQSLGRAEKVRHVEHVIAELGLNKCRNSMIGGPLFRGISGGEKKRVSIGQEMLINPSLLLLDEPTSGLDSTTALRILNTVKRLASGGRTVIITIHQPSSRLYYMFDKVVLLSEGSPIYYGPASSALEYFSSIGFSISITINPADLLLDLANGIGPDTKHTIEQGDNTEQEKKLVREALVSAYEKNISTSLRTELCSLDNSNYNVSTRNGVKLEQWCTSWMHQFKVLLLRGLRERRYETFNRLRIFQVISVAFLAGLLWWHTPTSHIEDRIAMLFFFAVFWGFYPLYNAVFTFPQERRMLIKERSSGMYRLSSYFLAKTVGDLPLELALPTAFTFILYWMGGLKPEPTTFILSLLVVLYNVLVSQSLGLAFGALLMDVKQATTLASVTTLVFLIAGGYYIQQIPSFIVWLKYLSYSYYSYKLLLGVQYNQSDYYECSKGVYCKVANLPAIKSVGLNNMWIDVSIMAVMLVGYRLVAYLALTRVR; this comes from the exons ATGTTGCTCGGATCCTTCAAAAAATGTTGTCGTACCTGTGTTGGATCCTCCAAAGGCCATCAACACACATTCTGGGCTATTTTTGAAGAGCCCGAGCAACCAGTGGCGGTTACG TTTGAAGAGATTGTTTACAAGATTAGGCAAGAAACCAAAGGAATGTGCTGTGGAGGACCATCAGGCACAAAAGAGAAGACTATACTAAATGGGGTGACAGGTATAGTGTGTCCAGGAGAGATGCTAGCAATGTTAGGTCCATCAGGTAGTGGCAAAACTACCCTCCTAACAGCACTAGGCGGCCGTCTTTCGGGCAAATTATCCGGGAAAATTACATACAACAGCCAGCCTTTCTCGGGTTCAATTAAGCGTAGAACCGGTTTCGTGGCACAAGATGATGTCCTATATCCTCATCTCACAGTAATAGAAACACTTCTATTCACAGCTCTGCTTAGGCTGCCACAAAGCCTCGGCAGGGCGGAAAAAGTGAGACATGTAGAGCACGTTATTGCAGAACTTGGATTAAACAAGTGTAGAAACAGCATGATTGGAGGACCATTGTTTAGAGGGATATCAGGTGGAGAGAAAAAAAGAGTCAGTATAGGTCAAGAAATGCTGATCAACCCGAGTTTGCTACTTTTAGACGAGCCTACTTCAGGATTGGATTCGACAACAGCACTCCGGATCCTGAACACAGTTAAACGCCTAGCAAGTGGTGGCCGAACTGTGATCATAACGATCCATCAGCCGTCTAGCCGGCTTTATTATATGTTCGATAAGGTAGTGTTGCTCTCTGAGGGCTCTCCTATCTACTATGGTCCTGCATCAAGTGCCTTGGAATACTTCTCCTCTATTGGTTTTTCCATATCCATCACTATCAATCCTGCTGATCTCTTGCTCGATCTCGCGAATG GAATTGGACCAGATACCAAGCACACTATTGAGCAAGGTGACAATACGGAACAGGAAAAGAAGTTGGTGAGAGAAGCTCTCGTCTCTGCGTATGAAAAGAACATTTCGACAAGTTTGAGAACTGAGCTATGCAGTTTAGATAACAGTAATTAcaatgtttctacaa GAAATGGTGTGAAATTAGAGCAATGGTGCACAAGTTGGATGCATCAATTCAAAGTGCTGCTCCTAAGGGGGCTAAGGGAGCGAAGATACGAGACGTTCAACAGGCTTCGGATCTTCCAAGTTATAAGCGTAGCATTTCTTGCAGGATTGTTGTGGTGGCATACTCCAACATCCCACATCGAAGATCGA ATTGCAATGTTATTCTTTTTCGCGGTATTCTGGGGCTTCTATCCACTCTACAATGCAGTTTTCACTTTTCCACAAGAAAGAAGAATGCTCATAAAAGAGCGATCATCAGGAATGTACCGCCTCTCATCGTATTTTTTAGCCAAAACTGTGGGAGATTTGCCTTTAGAACTTGCATTACCAACAGCATTTACCTTCATCCTTTACTGGATGGGCGGGCTTAAGCCCGAGCCTACAACCTTCATCCTATCTCTTCTAGTAGTCCTCTACAACGTTCTCGTTTCACAAAGTCTCGGGCTAGCTTTTGGTGCTTTACTCATGGATGTTAAACAAGCCACTACTTTAGCATCGGTCACAACATTAGTCTTCCTAATTGCAGGAGGCTACTACATTCAACAAATTCCATCATTCATCGTTTGGTTAAAATATTTGAGTTACAGCTACTATAGCTACAAGTTGCTTCTAGGGGTTCAGTACAATCAGAGTGATTACTATGAGTGTTCAAAAGGAGTCTATTGCAAAGTTGCAAATTTGCCTGCCATTAAATCAGTAGGCTTAAACAATATGTGGATCGACGTCTCGATCATGGCTGTGATGTTGGTAGGATACAGACTTGTTGCTTATCTAGCCCTCACTCGTGTACGATGA
- the LOC132609628 gene encoding ABC transporter G family member 14-like isoform X1 — MALHCVAAKPENSGTELMAVPTNSLNSSEQYDKSYLAFPVQIKSQESFSQRALSPITLKFEEIVYKIRQETKGMCCGGPSGTKEKTILNGVTGIVCPGEMLAMLGPSGSGKTTLLTALGGRLSGKLSGKITYNSQPFSGSIKRRTGFVAQDDVLYPHLTVIETLLFTALLRLPQSLGRAEKVRHVEHVIAELGLNKCRNSMIGGPLFRGISGGEKKRVSIGQEMLINPSLLLLDEPTSGLDSTTALRILNTVKRLASGGRTVIITIHQPSSRLYYMFDKVVLLSEGSPIYYGPASSALEYFSSIGFSISITINPADLLLDLANGIGPDTKHTIEQGDNTEQEKKLVREALVSAYEKNISTSLRTELCSLDNSNYNVSTRNGVKLEQWCTSWMHQFKVLLLRGLRERRYETFNRLRIFQVISVAFLAGLLWWHTPTSHIEDRIAMLFFFAVFWGFYPLYNAVFTFPQERRMLIKERSSGMYRLSSYFLAKTVGDLPLELALPTAFTFILYWMGGLKPEPTTFILSLLVVLYNVLVSQSLGLAFGALLMDVKQATTLASVTTLVFLIAGGYYIQQIPSFIVWLKYLSYSYYSYKLLLGVQYNQSDYYECSKGVYCKVANLPAIKSVGLNNMWIDVSIMAVMLVGYRLVAYLALTRVR, encoded by the exons ATGGCCCTTCATTGTGTAGCAGCAAAACCAGAAAATAGTGGCACAGAATTGATGGCAGTTCCGACGAATTCCCTTAATTCGTCAGAGCAATACGACAAGTCCTATCTGGCTTTTCCTGTCCAGATCAAGTCACAAGAGTCTTTTTCACAAAGGGCCCTGTCCCCTataactttgaag TTTGAAGAGATTGTTTACAAGATTAGGCAAGAAACCAAAGGAATGTGCTGTGGAGGACCATCAGGCACAAAAGAGAAGACTATACTAAATGGGGTGACAGGTATAGTGTGTCCAGGAGAGATGCTAGCAATGTTAGGTCCATCAGGTAGTGGCAAAACTACCCTCCTAACAGCACTAGGCGGCCGTCTTTCGGGCAAATTATCCGGGAAAATTACATACAACAGCCAGCCTTTCTCGGGTTCAATTAAGCGTAGAACCGGTTTCGTGGCACAAGATGATGTCCTATATCCTCATCTCACAGTAATAGAAACACTTCTATTCACAGCTCTGCTTAGGCTGCCACAAAGCCTCGGCAGGGCGGAAAAAGTGAGACATGTAGAGCACGTTATTGCAGAACTTGGATTAAACAAGTGTAGAAACAGCATGATTGGAGGACCATTGTTTAGAGGGATATCAGGTGGAGAGAAAAAAAGAGTCAGTATAGGTCAAGAAATGCTGATCAACCCGAGTTTGCTACTTTTAGACGAGCCTACTTCAGGATTGGATTCGACAACAGCACTCCGGATCCTGAACACAGTTAAACGCCTAGCAAGTGGTGGCCGAACTGTGATCATAACGATCCATCAGCCGTCTAGCCGGCTTTATTATATGTTCGATAAGGTAGTGTTGCTCTCTGAGGGCTCTCCTATCTACTATGGTCCTGCATCAAGTGCCTTGGAATACTTCTCCTCTATTGGTTTTTCCATATCCATCACTATCAATCCTGCTGATCTCTTGCTCGATCTCGCGAATG GAATTGGACCAGATACCAAGCACACTATTGAGCAAGGTGACAATACGGAACAGGAAAAGAAGTTGGTGAGAGAAGCTCTCGTCTCTGCGTATGAAAAGAACATTTCGACAAGTTTGAGAACTGAGCTATGCAGTTTAGATAACAGTAATTAcaatgtttctacaa GAAATGGTGTGAAATTAGAGCAATGGTGCACAAGTTGGATGCATCAATTCAAAGTGCTGCTCCTAAGGGGGCTAAGGGAGCGAAGATACGAGACGTTCAACAGGCTTCGGATCTTCCAAGTTATAAGCGTAGCATTTCTTGCAGGATTGTTGTGGTGGCATACTCCAACATCCCACATCGAAGATCGA ATTGCAATGTTATTCTTTTTCGCGGTATTCTGGGGCTTCTATCCACTCTACAATGCAGTTTTCACTTTTCCACAAGAAAGAAGAATGCTCATAAAAGAGCGATCATCAGGAATGTACCGCCTCTCATCGTATTTTTTAGCCAAAACTGTGGGAGATTTGCCTTTAGAACTTGCATTACCAACAGCATTTACCTTCATCCTTTACTGGATGGGCGGGCTTAAGCCCGAGCCTACAACCTTCATCCTATCTCTTCTAGTAGTCCTCTACAACGTTCTCGTTTCACAAAGTCTCGGGCTAGCTTTTGGTGCTTTACTCATGGATGTTAAACAAGCCACTACTTTAGCATCGGTCACAACATTAGTCTTCCTAATTGCAGGAGGCTACTACATTCAACAAATTCCATCATTCATCGTTTGGTTAAAATATTTGAGTTACAGCTACTATAGCTACAAGTTGCTTCTAGGGGTTCAGTACAATCAGAGTGATTACTATGAGTGTTCAAAAGGAGTCTATTGCAAAGTTGCAAATTTGCCTGCCATTAAATCAGTAGGCTTAAACAATATGTGGATCGACGTCTCGATCATGGCTGTGATGTTGGTAGGATACAGACTTGTTGCTTATCTAGCCCTCACTCGTGTACGATGA